A region from the Variovorax paradoxus genome encodes:
- a CDS encoding chromate transporter, with protein sequence MHPSPSGAAAPLPPQPKSPRDLFVSFTWLALQGFGGVLAIVQREMVEKKRWLTPEQFLEDWAVAQVMPGPNVINLALMIGDRYFGLRGAVAAVAGMLAIPLVVILVLAVLYAHYAANPQVAAALRGMGAVSGGLIAATGIKLIPQLRKHPLGFATCLAFVALVFGAIALFKMPLGWVLLAVGGVACAWTWRRIPA encoded by the coding sequence ATGCATCCGTCTCCTTCAGGCGCGGCGGCGCCCCTTCCTCCGCAACCGAAGTCGCCACGCGACCTTTTCGTTTCATTCACCTGGCTCGCGCTGCAGGGATTCGGTGGCGTTCTGGCCATCGTCCAGCGCGAGATGGTCGAGAAAAAGCGCTGGCTCACGCCCGAGCAGTTTCTCGAAGACTGGGCCGTGGCCCAGGTGATGCCGGGGCCGAACGTGATCAACCTCGCACTGATGATCGGCGACCGCTACTTCGGCCTGCGCGGCGCCGTTGCCGCGGTGGCCGGCATGCTCGCGATACCGCTGGTCGTCATCCTGGTGCTGGCCGTGCTCTATGCCCACTACGCCGCGAACCCGCAGGTGGCGGCCGCGCTGCGCGGCATGGGCGCGGTGTCGGGCGGGCTGATCGCCGCCACCGGCATCAAGCTGATTCCGCAGTTGCGCAAGCACCCGCTGGGCTTTGCCACCTGCCTGGCATTCGTTGCGCTGGTGTTCGGCGCCATTGCGCTGTTCAAGATGCCGCTCGGCTGGGTGCTGCTGGCAGTGGGCGGCGTGGCCTGTGCGTGGACGTGGCGGAGGATTCCTGCGTGA
- a CDS encoding helix-turn-helix domain-containing protein: MRNNSSPPAEASGIDSLIASRLLTLRQAKALSLAELAELSGVSKAMISKVERAESSPTAVLLGRLAAGLGVPLAQLLTEDKGSPRRLRTRAEQEVWRDPEAGYLRRQVAERGASGGVEMVEIELPRSAQVAYPRWSGKPYRQCLWMLEGGLRVDYGDERFELAPGDCLDFGVDRPLVFKALGRAVCRYLLVASPA, encoded by the coding sequence ATGAGAAACAATTCATCTCCGCCCGCCGAGGCCTCCGGGATCGACTCGCTCATCGCCAGCCGGCTGCTCACCTTGCGCCAGGCCAAGGCGCTGAGCCTTGCCGAGCTGGCCGAGCTTTCCGGCGTCAGCAAGGCCATGATCTCGAAGGTGGAGCGCGCGGAGAGCAGCCCGACGGCCGTGCTGCTGGGGCGGCTGGCTGCCGGCCTGGGCGTGCCGCTCGCGCAGTTGCTGACGGAGGACAAGGGCTCGCCGCGCCGGCTGCGCACCCGGGCCGAACAGGAGGTCTGGCGCGATCCCGAGGCGGGCTACCTGCGGCGGCAGGTTGCCGAGCGCGGTGCGAGCGGCGGCGTGGAGATGGTCGAGATCGAATTGCCCCGCTCGGCGCAGGTCGCCTATCCGCGCTGGAGCGGCAAGCCGTACCGGCAGTGCCTGTGGATGCTCGAAGGCGGGCTGCGGGTGGATTACGGCGACGAGCGCTTCGAACTCGCGCCCGGCGACTGCCTGGATTTCGGTGTCGACCGCCCGCTCGTCTTCAAGGCGCTCGGGCGCGCGGTCTGCCGCTACCTGCTGGTCGCATCCCCGGCATAA
- a CDS encoding aldo/keto reductase gives MSQLRSLGRSGLLVSPLAFGGNVFGWTVDEATSFRLLDAWLEAGFNFVDTADVYSRWVPGHTGGESETIIGKWLKQSGKRKRVVLATKVGKPMGEGKAGLSPAYIREAVEASLKRLQTDFIDLYQSHDDDAATPLEDSLQAFDDLIKAGKVRAIGASNFSAPRLAEALDVSERLGIARYESLQPLYNLYDRAVFEDELEPLCVKREVGVINFYALAAGFLTGKYRTEADATKSARGASTTGKYLNPRGLRILEALDKVAQQYNAKPGQVAIAWQIARPSVTAPIASASSIAQLEELVVATQLKLDAGTIQMLDRASAETPA, from the coding sequence ATGTCGCAACTCCGCTCGCTCGGCCGCTCCGGCCTCCTGGTCTCGCCGCTTGCCTTCGGCGGCAACGTGTTCGGCTGGACGGTGGACGAAGCCACCTCGTTCCGCCTGCTCGATGCGTGGCTCGAGGCGGGGTTCAACTTCGTCGACACCGCCGACGTCTATTCACGCTGGGTGCCGGGCCACACCGGCGGCGAGTCCGAGACCATCATCGGGAAATGGCTCAAGCAGAGCGGCAAGCGCAAGCGCGTGGTGCTCGCCACCAAGGTCGGCAAGCCCATGGGCGAAGGCAAGGCGGGCTTGTCGCCGGCCTACATCCGCGAAGCGGTGGAAGCCTCGCTCAAGCGCCTGCAGACGGACTTCATCGACCTGTACCAGTCGCACGACGACGATGCCGCCACTCCGCTGGAAGATTCGCTGCAGGCATTCGACGACCTGATCAAGGCCGGCAAGGTGCGCGCCATCGGCGCCTCGAATTTCAGCGCGCCGCGGCTGGCTGAGGCGCTCGACGTGTCGGAGCGGCTGGGCATTGCGCGCTACGAAAGCCTGCAGCCGCTCTACAACCTCTACGACCGCGCGGTGTTCGAAGACGAACTGGAGCCGCTGTGCGTGAAGCGCGAGGTGGGCGTGATCAACTTCTATGCGCTGGCGGCCGGCTTCCTGACCGGCAAGTACCGCACCGAGGCCGACGCAACCAAGAGCGCCCGCGGCGCCAGCACCACCGGCAAGTACCTGAATCCGCGGGGCCTGCGCATTCTCGAAGCGCTCGACAAGGTGGCCCAGCAATACAACGCCAAGCCGGGCCAGGTGGCCATCGCGTGGCAGATCGCGCGCCCGTCGGTCACGGCGCCGATTGCCAGCGCAAGCTCCATCGCCCAGCTGGAGGAACTCGTGGTTGCCACCCAGCTGAAGCTCGATGCCGGCACCATCCAGATGCTGGACCGGGCCAGCGCCGAAACCCCGGCCTGA
- a CDS encoding DUF924 family protein — MSPADLPTARDIVDFWRNAGPERWFAKNAAFDAEFRERFLAAHEAAARGDLDHWAHDPEGALALLVLLDQFPRNTWRGDARMLATDAKALAVARQAIETGIDLKTDENLRRFFYLPFMHSESLADQQRSVELNAALDANTQRFAVLHRDIVARFGRFPHRNKLLGRTSTSEEQRFLDEGGFAG, encoded by the coding sequence ATGAGCCCTGCCGACCTGCCCACCGCCCGCGACATCGTCGACTTCTGGCGCAACGCCGGCCCCGAACGCTGGTTTGCCAAGAACGCGGCCTTCGATGCGGAGTTCCGCGAACGCTTTCTCGCCGCCCATGAAGCGGCCGCGCGCGGCGACCTCGACCATTGGGCGCACGACCCCGAGGGCGCCCTGGCGTTGCTGGTGCTGCTCGACCAGTTTCCGCGCAACACCTGGCGCGGCGACGCCCGCATGCTGGCGACCGACGCCAAGGCCCTGGCCGTCGCCCGCCAGGCGATCGAAACCGGCATCGACCTGAAGACCGACGAGAACCTGCGGCGCTTTTTCTACCTGCCCTTCATGCACTCGGAGTCGCTGGCCGACCAGCAGCGCTCGGTCGAACTCAATGCCGCGCTCGATGCCAACACCCAGCGCTTCGCGGTGCTGCACCGCGACATCGTTGCGCGCTTCGGCCGCTTTCCGCACCGCAACAAGCTGCTCGGGCGCACCAGTACCTCCGAGGAACAGCGCTTCCTCGACGAGGGCGGATTCGCGGGCTAG
- a CDS encoding YihY/virulence factor BrkB family protein: MQIRALFDLCKQAVASWSNDYAPSMGAALAYYTVFSIAPLLLIVISVAGLVFGEEAARGEIFAQLSGLMGEQGAAAVQGMLQAVNKPAEGIVATVIGIGLLVVGATTVFGELQDALDRIWRAPARTTTKGLFNLLRVRALSFSMIMAIGFLLMVSLVASAALAALSKWWAPVFGGWATLAQAVNFVFSFAMVTVIFAMIYKIMPRARVQWRDVWVGAAVTALLFAIGKHLIGLYIGKSSVASGYGAAGSLVVVLVWVYYSAQIFLLGAEFTWVYARTYGSLKNMEGRGDANPSPTRSDPLPQR, from the coding sequence ATGCAAATCCGCGCACTCTTCGATCTCTGCAAACAGGCCGTGGCCTCCTGGTCCAACGACTACGCCCCCAGCATGGGGGCCGCACTGGCCTACTACACGGTGTTCTCGATTGCGCCGCTGCTGCTGATCGTGATCTCGGTGGCGGGGCTGGTGTTCGGCGAGGAGGCCGCGCGCGGCGAGATCTTCGCGCAGCTTTCCGGCCTCATGGGCGAGCAGGGCGCGGCCGCGGTGCAGGGCATGCTGCAGGCGGTCAACAAGCCGGCCGAAGGCATCGTGGCCACGGTGATCGGCATCGGCCTGCTGGTGGTCGGCGCGACCACCGTCTTCGGCGAACTGCAGGATGCGCTCGACCGCATCTGGCGGGCGCCGGCACGCACCACGACCAAGGGCCTCTTCAACCTGCTGCGCGTGCGGGCGCTGTCGTTCAGCATGATCATGGCCATCGGCTTCCTGCTCATGGTGTCGCTGGTGGCCAGTGCGGCGCTCGCGGCGCTGAGCAAGTGGTGGGCGCCTGTGTTCGGCGGCTGGGCCACGCTGGCGCAGGCGGTGAACTTCGTCTTCAGCTTTGCGATGGTGACGGTGATCTTCGCGATGATCTACAAGATCATGCCGCGCGCCAGGGTGCAGTGGCGCGACGTCTGGGTGGGGGCGGCGGTCACGGCGCTGCTCTTCGCCATCGGCAAGCACCTCATCGGCCTGTACATCGGCAAGAGCAGCGTGGCCTCGGGCTACGGCGCCGCGGGTTCGCTGGTGGTGGTGCTGGTGTGGGTGTACTACTCGGCGCAGATCTTCCTGCTGGGAGCCGAGTTCACCTGGGTGTATGCCAGGACCTATGGCTCGCTCAAGAACATGGAGGGCCGCGGCGATGCGAATCCTTCGCCGACGCGCTCGGATCCGCTGCCGCAGCGCTAG
- a CDS encoding chromate transporter, which yields MQWHDWLALFGQYLLLSLLSISGAITTVPDMHRYLVAQHGWLTDAQFSSSVAIAQAAPGPNVLFVALMGWNVGLNAGGGIGAGPGAWLLGLFGLMVTMVGIMLPSTTLTYLATRWGHRNRDRRGVRAFKQGMAPVVVGLLIATGWVLAAGNHAGDAPAWHLWLLTAAAALIVWRTRLHLLWLLGAGALLGAVGFV from the coding sequence ATGCAATGGCACGACTGGCTCGCGCTTTTCGGCCAGTACCTGCTGCTGTCGCTGCTGTCGATCAGCGGCGCCATCACCACCGTCCCCGACATGCACCGCTACCTCGTCGCGCAGCACGGCTGGCTCACCGATGCGCAGTTCAGTTCCTCCGTGGCCATCGCCCAGGCCGCGCCAGGGCCGAACGTGCTCTTCGTCGCGCTGATGGGCTGGAACGTCGGGCTCAACGCGGGCGGTGGCATCGGTGCGGGCCCGGGCGCCTGGCTGCTGGGCTTGTTCGGGCTCATGGTCACCATGGTCGGCATCATGCTGCCGAGCACCACCCTCACCTACCTTGCCACGCGCTGGGGGCACCGCAACCGCGACCGGCGCGGCGTGCGCGCCTTCAAGCAGGGCATGGCGCCGGTGGTGGTGGGCCTGCTGATCGCCACCGGCTGGGTGCTGGCGGCGGGTAACCATGCCGGCGACGCGCCCGCATGGCACCTGTGGCTGCTGACCGCGGCGGCCGCGCTTATCGTCTGGCGCACGCGCCTGCACCTGCTCTGGCTGCTGGGCGCGGGTGCGCTGCTCGGTGCCGTGGGCTTCGTCTGA
- a CDS encoding GNAT family N-acetyltransferase: MRLVPCTEEAHAGAILAILNEAIANSTALYDYKPRTPESMVAWFATKRANGFPVIGAEDDSGKLLGFASYGAFRAFPAYKYTVEHSVYVEAGHRGAGLGRTLMEAIIAEAVARDVHVMVGAIDAANAGSIGLHERLGFEHAGTVRQAGFKFGRWLDVAFYQRILSTPLNPVDG, translated from the coding sequence ATGCGCCTGGTCCCCTGCACCGAGGAAGCCCATGCGGGCGCCATCCTTGCCATCCTCAACGAGGCCATTGCCAATTCGACGGCCCTGTACGACTACAAGCCGCGCACGCCCGAGAGCATGGTGGCGTGGTTCGCCACCAAGCGCGCCAACGGCTTTCCCGTGATTGGAGCGGAAGACGACAGCGGCAAGCTGCTGGGGTTCGCGAGCTACGGCGCGTTCCGCGCGTTTCCGGCCTACAAGTACACCGTGGAGCATTCGGTGTACGTCGAGGCGGGTCACCGCGGCGCGGGCCTCGGCCGCACGCTCATGGAGGCGATCATTGCCGAAGCCGTTGCGCGCGACGTGCATGTCATGGTTGGCGCCATCGATGCCGCGAACGCGGGCAGCATCGGGCTTCATGAACGCCTGGGTTTCGAGCATGCCGGCACCGTGCGGCAGGCCGGGTTCAAGTTCGGCCGCTGGCTCGACGTGGCGTTCTATCAGCGCATTCTCTCGACGCCGCTGAATCCGGTCGACGGTTAA